A region of Salinibacter sp. 10B DNA encodes the following proteins:
- the dnaB gene encoding replicative DNA helicase, producing MADNDNSQQDLSIDDSSSPSYPLDKMRGRQSDRRRQQAEQVHENSGRVPPQATDVEKSVLGAMLIEREAIPQAIEVLPPDAFYSSKHQNIYEAILSLFERGNPVDLVTLTEELKRRDQLEAVGGSYYLTELTTQVASAANVEYHARIIAEKSLLRKMIETMTTIVGKAYDSSADAFELLDEAESQIFQISDSQLRKAAAPMNEVVKDTFEHLETIHGQDGGITGVPSGFPKLDDLTSGWQPSDLIIIAARPSMGKTAFSLACAQNAATHPERSTGVAVFSLEMGAQQLAQRMLTSEARVDAHKARTGQMNDEDWQHLARAAGKLSEADIFIDDTPGLSVLELRAKTRRLKAEHDIGLVVVDYLQLMQASGANLRSGANREQEIAHISRSLKGLAKELNLPVIALSQLNRAVENRGGDKRPQLSDLRESGSIEQDADVVAFIYRAERYGITVDEQGNSTEGIGEIIIEKQRNGPIGSVELAFVKQYARFENLTTQFDGQGGGPPGGGGMGPAPGDGAGSFEDDAPF from the coding sequence ATGGCCGACAACGACAATTCTCAACAAGACCTGAGCATCGACGACTCGTCGTCGCCGTCGTACCCCCTGGACAAGATGCGGGGGCGGCAGAGCGACCGTCGACGTCAACAGGCCGAGCAGGTACACGAGAATTCCGGTCGTGTGCCCCCGCAGGCCACGGACGTAGAGAAGTCGGTGCTGGGGGCGATGCTGATCGAGCGGGAGGCCATTCCGCAAGCGATTGAGGTGCTGCCGCCGGATGCGTTTTACAGCAGCAAGCATCAGAACATCTACGAGGCCATCCTGAGCCTCTTTGAGCGTGGCAATCCGGTGGACCTCGTGACGCTCACCGAGGAACTGAAGCGTCGCGATCAGCTGGAGGCCGTGGGTGGGTCCTACTATCTGACAGAGCTCACCACGCAGGTGGCCTCTGCCGCCAATGTTGAGTATCACGCCCGGATCATTGCGGAGAAGTCGCTGCTCCGCAAGATGATCGAGACGATGACGACGATCGTGGGGAAGGCCTACGACTCCAGTGCCGATGCCTTCGAGCTGCTGGACGAGGCGGAAAGCCAGATCTTCCAGATTTCCGACTCGCAGCTCCGCAAGGCCGCCGCTCCGATGAACGAGGTGGTGAAAGATACCTTCGAACATCTGGAGACGATTCACGGGCAGGACGGTGGCATCACGGGTGTGCCCAGTGGCTTTCCGAAGCTCGACGATCTCACGAGTGGCTGGCAGCCGTCCGACCTCATCATTATTGCGGCTCGGCCCTCCATGGGGAAAACCGCATTTTCTCTGGCCTGCGCCCAAAACGCCGCCACGCACCCGGAGCGCTCGACCGGCGTAGCCGTCTTTTCGCTGGAGATGGGGGCGCAGCAGCTCGCCCAGCGGATGCTTACGTCCGAGGCGCGGGTGGATGCGCACAAGGCCCGCACCGGCCAGATGAACGACGAGGATTGGCAACACCTGGCCCGGGCGGCCGGCAAGCTCAGCGAGGCCGACATCTTCATTGACGACACGCCGGGCCTCAGCGTGCTGGAGCTGCGGGCCAAGACGCGCCGCTTGAAGGCCGAGCACGACATCGGCCTCGTGGTGGTCGACTATCTGCAGCTCATGCAGGCGTCCGGCGCCAATCTCCGCAGCGGGGCCAACCGGGAGCAGGAGATTGCTCACATCTCGCGCTCGCTGAAGGGGCTGGCGAAGGAGCTTAACCTGCCGGTGATTGCCCTCTCGCAGCTCAACCGGGCCGTTGAGAACCGGGGCGGTGACAAGCGCCCGCAGCTTTCGGACCTCAGAGAGTCGGGCTCGATCGAGCAGGATGCGGATGTGGTGGCCTTCATCTACCGGGCCGAGCGCTACGGCATCACGGTGGACGAGCAGGGCAACTCGACGGAAGGGATCGGCGAGATCATCATCGAGAAGCAGCGTAACGGCCCTATCGGCAGTGTGGAGCTGGCGTTCGTGAAGCAGTACGCCCGCTTCGAAAACCTGACGACGCAGTTCGACGGACAGGGCGGCGGTCCGCCTGGAGGCGGCGGTATGGGGCCGGCGCCCGGCGACGGAGCGGGGTCGTTCGAAGACGACGCGCCGTTTTAG
- the rpmG gene encoding 50S ribosomal protein L33, with product MATGDRVQVTLECTEEPGTSRYHTTKNRRNDSDRIEMMKYNPVLQKHTLHRETK from the coding sequence ATGGCTACAGGCGACCGCGTGCAAGTCACGCTCGAGTGCACGGAAGAGCCGGGGACGTCCCGCTACCACACGACGAAGAACCGGCGGAACGACTCCGACCGCATCGAGATGATGAAATACAATCCTGTTCTTCAGAAACACACCCTTCACCGAGAGACGAAATAA
- a CDS encoding DNA-directed RNA polymerase subunit omega, giving the protein MAIETLDIDELANRTGNLYETVAILSKRSRQVSSDMRSELEDKLSYFEGFGPEMEDVRMKEEQEKVSLEYEKKPEPTEIAIDDFLEDKLYYRKPDEE; this is encoded by the coding sequence ATGGCCATCGAAACCCTCGACATCGACGAACTCGCCAACCGCACCGGCAATCTGTACGAAACGGTGGCGATCCTTTCGAAGCGCTCGCGCCAGGTCTCGTCCGACATGCGGTCCGAGCTCGAAGATAAGCTCTCCTACTTCGAGGGCTTTGGTCCCGAAATGGAGGACGTGCGCATGAAGGAGGAGCAGGAGAAGGTCTCGCTCGAATACGAGAAAAAACCTGAACCGACGGAGATCGCGATTGACGACTTCCTCGAGGACAAGCTTTATTACCGCAAGCCCGACGAAGAATAG
- a CDS encoding uracil-DNA glycosylase — MRDLLRELRSIVEHEQALYGSLLPLDASESSPTADPGASTAAPPPSSDVEATGANASESQTVERADTPDSPSSSSSPAADSPSDDNMPNKDLFGNRTRPPEEDPTLPPWERINALVPDDAPYKDADALDQVEQYLAETVLVPIDEDRENPVFGVGDPEADLVIIGEAPGRDEDKEGEPFVGRAGQLLDKILDAINFTREEIYITNILKSRPPRNRDPKADEVEAHLPILYKQLALIRPQIILAVGKVAGNTLLDRSSSLSNLRDQEHDFYGIPLMVTYHPAALLRNSQWKRPTWEDVKLLRTRYDELTDESEA, encoded by the coding sequence ATGCGCGACCTTCTGCGTGAGTTGCGGAGCATCGTCGAGCACGAGCAGGCCCTCTACGGCTCTCTCCTTCCGCTCGACGCCTCAGAGTCTTCCCCGACCGCCGATCCCGGTGCGTCCACTGCTGCTCCGCCCCCGTCTTCCGACGTTGAAGCCACTGGGGCCAACGCGTCCGAGTCCCAGACCGTTGAACGGGCCGATACGCCCGACTCCCCTTCGTCCTCATCTTCACCCGCTGCCGACTCGCCTTCCGACGACAACATGCCCAACAAGGATCTCTTTGGTAACCGGACTCGTCCGCCCGAGGAAGACCCGACTCTTCCGCCCTGGGAACGAATTAATGCCCTGGTGCCCGACGATGCGCCCTACAAGGATGCTGATGCGCTCGATCAGGTAGAGCAGTATCTTGCGGAGACCGTGCTCGTCCCGATCGACGAGGATCGGGAGAACCCGGTGTTTGGCGTGGGCGATCCGGAGGCCGACCTCGTGATCATTGGGGAGGCGCCGGGCCGCGATGAGGACAAGGAGGGCGAGCCGTTTGTGGGCCGGGCCGGGCAGCTGCTCGACAAGATCCTCGACGCCATCAACTTTACGCGGGAGGAGATCTACATCACCAATATTCTGAAGAGCCGCCCGCCCCGAAATCGGGACCCGAAGGCCGACGAGGTGGAGGCGCATCTGCCCATTCTCTACAAGCAGCTCGCCCTCATCCGTCCCCAGATCATTCTGGCAGTGGGGAAAGTGGCCGGCAACACGCTGCTGGACCGCAGTTCGTCTCTGTCCAACCTGCGGGATCAGGAGCACGACTTTTACGGCATTCCGCTGATGGTGACGTACCATCCGGCTGCTCTCCTTCGGAATTCGCAGTGGAAGCGGCCCACCTGGGAAGACGTCAAGCTACTTCGCACTCGCTACGATGAGCTCACGGACGAATCGGAGGCGTAA
- a CDS encoding YicC/YloC family endoribonuclease, whose translation MIRSMTGFGHGRASGEGATASVELRSTNKRHLNVYVHLPDPMAEAEAEVRSRIQDAFERGQFDVDVSVEQADAEALPDAIDADAAMRYKQRLEQLSAAAQIKEPVRLDHLLQFEDIFAAEEEFEAAKIQRAWPLVLEALDAAIEDLQQMRADEGTALQDDLEQRTHAIDEHLNAIEERAPERVEERQARLRERLEELIEDDRVDSDRIETEIAMLADKLDVTEECVRLHSHLKMFREALDSDDPSGRKLKFITQEIHREANTIGAKADDEVISRHAVDMKEEIEKIKEQIRNVE comes from the coding sequence ATGATTCGCAGCATGACGGGCTTCGGCCATGGTCGGGCCAGTGGGGAGGGGGCCACGGCCTCCGTCGAACTCCGCTCGACCAACAAGCGCCACCTCAACGTCTACGTCCATCTCCCTGACCCAATGGCCGAGGCGGAGGCAGAAGTGCGCTCTCGGATCCAGGACGCCTTTGAGCGAGGGCAGTTCGACGTGGACGTGAGCGTGGAGCAGGCCGATGCGGAGGCGTTGCCGGATGCCATCGATGCGGACGCCGCCATGCGCTACAAGCAGCGGCTAGAGCAGCTCAGTGCCGCGGCTCAGATTAAGGAGCCCGTTCGCCTCGACCACCTGCTCCAGTTCGAGGACATTTTTGCCGCGGAGGAGGAGTTTGAGGCAGCCAAGATCCAGCGTGCGTGGCCCCTTGTGTTGGAGGCCTTGGACGCGGCCATTGAGGACCTGCAGCAGATGCGGGCGGACGAGGGCACAGCCCTCCAGGACGATCTCGAGCAGCGAACCCATGCGATCGATGAGCACCTGAACGCCATCGAAGAACGGGCGCCGGAACGGGTGGAGGAACGGCAGGCGCGCCTGCGAGAGCGGCTGGAGGAGCTCATCGAGGATGATCGGGTTGACTCGGACCGGATCGAGACCGAGATCGCCATGCTGGCGGACAAGCTCGACGTTACCGAGGAGTGCGTGCGCCTGCATTCCCACCTTAAGATGTTTCGGGAGGCCCTCGACAGCGACGACCCCTCTGGGCGCAAGCTCAAATTTATCACGCAGGAGATTCACCGGGAGGCCAATACGATTGGGGCCAAGGCCGACGATGAGGTCATCTCCCGTCATGCTGTGGACATGAAGGAGGAAATCGAGAAGATTAAGGAGCAGATCCGAAACGTCGAGTAA
- a CDS encoding GNAT family N-acetyltransferase: protein MPELPLSNGFVLSPVERSDRDAIVEHLQDREIWRNTLYIPYPYTEEDADTWIEGRINHRRDQPAEVTFALRNPDEKLIGVVGADDLEVGTTHRANLGYWLAKPYWGRGLMTRAARRYTRYAFDHLEVVRLTAEVFSWNQASARVLEKLGFQREGRLRKHREKDGDLVDVLYYGLLRDDFRPEA, encoded by the coding sequence ATGCCGGAACTGCCCCTCTCCAACGGGTTCGTCCTTTCCCCCGTGGAACGGAGCGACCGCGACGCGATCGTCGAGCACCTTCAGGACCGCGAGATCTGGCGGAATACCCTGTACATTCCGTATCCCTATACGGAAGAAGACGCCGACACGTGGATCGAGGGGCGGATCAATCATCGTCGCGACCAGCCGGCCGAGGTGACCTTCGCGCTTCGCAATCCGGACGAGAAGCTCATCGGCGTGGTTGGGGCGGACGACCTAGAGGTGGGCACCACCCATCGGGCCAATCTCGGCTATTGGCTGGCAAAGCCGTACTGGGGACGAGGCCTCATGACGCGCGCGGCGCGTCGGTACACACGATACGCCTTCGATCACCTTGAGGTGGTGCGCCTTACCGCTGAGGTCTTCTCATGGAATCAGGCGTCGGCCCGCGTGCTGGAGAAGCTGGGGTTCCAACGGGAGGGGCGTCTCCGCAAGCACCGCGAGAAGGACGGCGATCTCGTGGACGTGTTGTATTACGGCCTGCTCCGGGACGACTTTCGGCCCGAGGCGTAG
- the gmk gene encoding guanylate kinase translates to MPDQNVIVLTAPSGAGKTTIAHRVLEQMPEMQFSVSATTRPARPDEVDGEDYHFLSVDEFQRRIDNGDLLEYEEVYPDQFYGTLRSEIETKSEEGPVLLDIDVDGATNVKAAFGDDALVLFVAPPSKEELRSRLQGRGTENDQALADRLARADRELEKAESFDGVVVNDDLEEAVQETLDRIHQFLEL, encoded by the coding sequence ATGCCCGACCAGAACGTCATCGTTCTCACCGCGCCCAGCGGCGCCGGCAAAACGACCATAGCACACCGCGTGCTGGAGCAGATGCCGGAGATGCAGTTTTCCGTCTCGGCCACCACCCGTCCGGCGCGTCCGGATGAGGTCGACGGGGAGGACTATCACTTTCTCTCAGTTGACGAATTTCAGCGGCGCATCGACAACGGCGACCTGCTGGAGTACGAAGAAGTGTATCCTGATCAGTTTTACGGCACCCTGCGGTCCGAAATCGAGACGAAGTCCGAAGAGGGCCCGGTGCTTCTGGACATTGACGTGGACGGCGCAACAAACGTCAAGGCGGCGTTTGGCGACGATGCACTCGTGCTGTTCGTTGCTCCGCCCTCGAAAGAAGAACTGCGCAGTCGGCTCCAGGGGCGAGGAACGGAAAACGACCAAGCTCTTGCCGACCGGCTGGCGCGTGCCGACCGCGAGCTGGAAAAGGCAGAGTCGTTTGATGGGGTCGTCGTGAATGATGATCTGGAGGAGGCTGTGCAGGAAACCTTGGACCGAATCCACCAGTTTCTAGAGTTGTGA
- a CDS encoding MFS transporter: MSNSKTANPYLILFALWLMMFSASSQLIIMVPILPEIADTLGVNAVLRGMLLTAYALSLGASALITGPASDRVGRRKILLYGSGILAVTLTLHTVAADYELLLLMRLLAGIGGGMLSGGTVAYVGDYFPYEQRGWANGWVMSGTAFGQVLGVPLGKVLATGFGYRWPFLMFAITMALATVLIWLFVPQPNADLDEEPLTPRRFLQKYRYLLGGSEIVAAVLAYFLMFCGFGLFTSFLPTWLETEIGISGYSIALLFAIGGTANVLASPLAGRISDEVGRKPLVVWSCLALGLLCAVAPALIVGFTSASILFFLAMISVGIRISPLQSLMTALVSDDKRGLLMGMAISLGQGGFGIGSFVASLTYGPFGYTSNAMAGALAMVLMAALVHWGLPEPSLSSSDSPSPPPASSQSPSVAEAP, encoded by the coding sequence GTGTCTAATTCGAAGACGGCGAATCCATACCTGATCCTCTTTGCGCTCTGGCTGATGATGTTCTCGGCCAGCAGCCAGTTGATCATCATGGTGCCGATCCTCCCGGAAATTGCGGACACTCTGGGAGTAAATGCCGTCCTGCGCGGGATGCTGCTTACGGCCTACGCCCTGTCGTTGGGTGCCTCGGCCCTCATCACGGGCCCGGCGTCCGACCGGGTGGGCCGCCGCAAGATTCTGCTCTACGGCTCCGGCATTCTGGCCGTCACGCTCACCCTCCACACCGTGGCGGCCGACTACGAGCTGCTCCTCCTCATGCGCCTGCTGGCTGGCATCGGTGGCGGCATGCTGAGCGGCGGTACGGTGGCGTACGTGGGTGACTACTTTCCCTACGAGCAGCGCGGCTGGGCCAACGGCTGGGTCATGAGCGGAACTGCCTTCGGCCAGGTCCTGGGCGTGCCTCTCGGCAAGGTGTTGGCCACCGGCTTCGGCTATCGGTGGCCCTTTCTGATGTTTGCCATTACGATGGCCCTGGCCACCGTCCTCATCTGGCTCTTCGTGCCACAGCCGAACGCGGACCTGGACGAAGAGCCCCTTACCCCCCGCCGCTTCCTCCAGAAATATCGGTACCTCCTCGGCGGCTCCGAGATCGTCGCCGCCGTCCTCGCCTATTTCCTGATGTTTTGCGGCTTCGGCCTCTTTACGTCGTTTCTTCCGACGTGGCTGGAAACGGAAATTGGCATCTCGGGCTACAGCATCGCGCTCCTCTTCGCCATCGGGGGCACGGCGAACGTGCTGGCCTCGCCCCTCGCGGGACGCATCTCCGACGAGGTGGGGCGCAAACCGCTGGTGGTGTGGTCGTGCCTGGCCTTGGGCCTGCTGTGCGCGGTGGCCCCTGCATTGATCGTCGGCTTTACGTCGGCCTCCATCCTCTTCTTCCTGGCGATGATCTCAGTCGGAATCCGGATCAGCCCCCTCCAGTCCCTCATGACGGCCCTCGTGTCGGACGACAAACGCGGGCTTCTGATGGGAATGGCGATCAGCCTGGGACAAGGCGGCTTCGGGATCGGAAGCTTCGTGGCAAGCCTCACCTACGGCCCGTTCGGCTACACCAGCAACGCTATGGCCGGGGCCCTCGCGATGGTCCTCATGGCGGCCCTCGTCCATTGGGGACTGCCTGAACCCTCCCTCTCCTCGTCCGACTCTCCTTCTCCGCCTCCTGCCTCCTCCCAGTCCCCAAGCGTCGCCGAGGCGCCGTGA
- the coaBC gene encoding bifunctional phosphopantothenoylcysteine decarboxylase/phosphopantothenate--cysteine ligase CoaBC: protein MSASPPDLTGRHLLLGVTGSIAAYKAAPLVRLFKEAGAEVQVLMTPDAERFITPLTLGTLSEREVLTEIFPENEEGSWTKHVTLGEWADLFVVAPATAHTVAKLARGFCDSMLTATALSARCPLLVCPAMDREMYRHPATQDNLERLEEMGYAVMPAAHGELASGLVGQGRMPEPDAIRERSAEMIDRAEQSTAASSASFGDRSLQGESVLVTAGPTQEPFDPVRVLTNRSTGTMGHALARSAARRGGTVTLITGPTTLAPPEDVDVVRVETAEEMNQAVQAHRDTADLVFMAAAVADYTPAERSNTKLKKGDDFVLHLRRTPDILKTVGDHKRSGQILVGFAMETNDAYENARRKLEEKNLDWIVLNDLTEEGAGFGPNTNRVTLLSRDGASEDLPLMAKSDVAEAILDRVLSAHSEKAS, encoded by the coding sequence ATGAGCGCGTCTCCCCCCGATCTTACTGGACGGCACCTTCTCCTGGGCGTGACTGGGAGCATTGCTGCGTACAAGGCGGCGCCCCTCGTTCGGCTGTTTAAAGAGGCCGGGGCCGAGGTTCAGGTGCTCATGACGCCCGATGCCGAGCGCTTCATTACGCCGCTTACACTTGGCACCCTGTCGGAACGGGAGGTGCTAACGGAGATCTTTCCGGAGAATGAGGAGGGCAGCTGGACGAAGCATGTGACTCTTGGGGAATGGGCGGATCTCTTTGTCGTGGCACCTGCCACTGCGCACACGGTCGCAAAGCTTGCGCGGGGCTTCTGCGATTCCATGCTCACGGCCACCGCTCTTTCGGCACGGTGTCCCCTGCTGGTGTGTCCGGCGATGGATCGTGAAATGTACCGGCATCCGGCGACTCAGGACAACCTGGAGCGCCTTGAGGAGATGGGGTACGCGGTGATGCCGGCGGCGCACGGCGAGCTGGCCAGTGGGCTGGTGGGACAGGGGCGCATGCCGGAACCGGATGCCATCCGGGAGCGGAGTGCGGAGATGATCGATCGGGCGGAGCAGTCCACCGCTGCATCGAGCGCTTCTTTCGGCGATCGCTCGCTACAAGGGGAATCCGTGCTCGTGACTGCCGGGCCGACCCAAGAGCCCTTTGATCCCGTACGGGTTCTCACCAACCGCTCCACCGGCACGATGGGCCACGCCTTGGCCCGGTCCGCTGCCCGACGCGGAGGCACTGTGACGCTCATAACGGGACCGACGACGCTTGCTCCTCCCGAGGACGTGGACGTGGTACGCGTCGAGACGGCCGAAGAAATGAACCAAGCCGTGCAGGCGCATCGGGACACCGCCGATCTCGTGTTTATGGCCGCTGCTGTGGCCGACTATACTCCTGCCGAACGGTCGAACACGAAGTTGAAGAAGGGCGACGATTTCGTGTTGCACCTTCGTCGGACACCCGATATCCTGAAGACGGTTGGCGATCACAAGCGCTCCGGGCAAATACTCGTCGGGTTCGCAATGGAAACCAATGATGCCTACGAGAATGCCCGGCGCAAGCTGGAGGAAAAAAACCTCGACTGGATCGTATTAAATGACCTCACGGAGGAAGGGGCCGGATTTGGGCCCAACACTAATCGCGTTACGCTCCTTTCGCGTGACGGCGCAAGCGAGGATCTCCCCCTGATGGCAAAGTCGGACGTGGCGGAGGCGATTCTCGATCGGGTGCTGTCTGCTCACTCGGAAAAGGCTTCGTGA
- the frr gene encoding ribosome recycling factor: MPDDPIQDLLDEADERMEEAVSYLQSELKTIRAGRASPGMLENVTVDYYGSQTPLNQVASVSAPQPDLLVVQPFDRNAMEDIEKGIMKADLGLNPNNDGEKIRIPIPPLSEERRKELVETARERAEDAKISIRNIRRDAKNELQRIVEDENLSEDVRYGGEEDLQEITDAHTDQVDTLLEKKKDKIMDV, translated from the coding sequence ATGCCCGACGACCCGATTCAGGACCTGCTGGATGAGGCCGACGAGCGAATGGAGGAAGCCGTATCGTATCTGCAGTCGGAGCTTAAGACGATTCGTGCCGGACGGGCGTCCCCCGGCATGCTCGAAAACGTGACGGTGGACTACTACGGCTCGCAGACGCCCCTTAACCAGGTGGCCAGCGTGAGTGCCCCGCAGCCCGACCTGCTTGTCGTGCAACCCTTTGATCGCAACGCGATGGAGGACATTGAGAAGGGCATCATGAAGGCGGACCTGGGCCTCAATCCGAACAACGACGGGGAAAAGATCCGCATCCCCATCCCGCCCCTTTCGGAGGAGCGGCGCAAGGAGTTGGTGGAGACGGCCCGTGAGCGTGCCGAAGACGCCAAGATCTCGATCCGCAATATCCGTCGCGACGCCAAGAACGAGCTCCAGCGCATCGTCGAGGATGAGAACTTGTCGGAAGACGTGCGGTACGGGGGCGAAGAAGACCTCCAGGAGATCACCGATGCGCACACCGATCAGGTGGACACGCTTCTCGAGAAGAAGAAAGACAAGATTATGGACGTGTAG
- the rpmB gene encoding 50S ribosomal protein L28 gives MARKDDITGEGPVTGNSVSPSNQKTNRRFKRNLQKKKFYIPSQDRKVTLKVSAKTLKTINKKGIEAVLKEARKQGYDV, from the coding sequence ATGGCCCGTAAAGACGATATTACCGGCGAAGGCCCGGTGACCGGCAACAGTGTATCGCCGTCCAACCAAAAGACCAATCGTCGCTTCAAGCGGAACCTGCAGAAGAAGAAGTTTTACATTCCGTCGCAGGACCGCAAAGTGACCCTGAAGGTATCGGCCAAAACCCTGAAGACAATCAACAAAAAGGGCATTGAGGCGGTGCTGAAGGAGGCGCGCAAGCAGGGATACGACGTGTAG
- a CDS encoding TIGR00341 family protein encodes MALRLVDIYRPDDAGSLNLPDNTYTVLGHWTYALDENQRVDRVLLEMEETEAFLDWVDDALPVEHRVVLQSVEATLPRPEPEEENEESEAEPDAEDESVSVNRISRAELYEDARDATSVSGSFVALTLLSTIVAAGGMLRNQTAVVIGAMMIAPLLGPSLALALSTTLGDRSLLGRSLWANILGGGLAFGGALGMGLLLPVDPTIEEIAARTMIGLPDVALAAAAGAAGVLAMTRAQATGLVGVMVAVALLPPAVALGLLLGAGHLTEALQAGLLTATNIVALNLAAVCTFFVMGVRPRDWRDLEQARTSIRLALVLWGGALALLIALLWLSG; translated from the coding sequence GTGGCCCTTCGGCTCGTGGACATCTACCGGCCCGACGACGCCGGTTCGCTCAATTTGCCCGACAATACTTATACGGTCCTCGGGCACTGGACGTACGCCCTGGATGAGAATCAGCGCGTCGACCGCGTGCTGCTGGAGATGGAAGAGACCGAAGCCTTTCTCGACTGGGTGGACGACGCCCTTCCCGTAGAGCATCGGGTCGTGCTCCAATCGGTCGAGGCGACGCTGCCCCGCCCCGAACCGGAGGAGGAAAACGAAGAATCCGAGGCGGAGCCGGACGCGGAAGACGAGTCGGTGTCGGTGAATCGCATTAGCCGGGCGGAGCTGTACGAGGATGCGAGGGATGCTACTTCGGTATCGGGCTCGTTCGTGGCACTTACCCTTCTTTCCACCATCGTGGCGGCTGGGGGCATGCTTCGCAATCAGACGGCCGTCGTGATTGGTGCGATGATGATCGCGCCTCTCCTCGGCCCGAGCCTCGCCCTGGCCCTCAGCACGACGCTCGGCGACCGGTCGCTGCTGGGTCGGTCGCTCTGGGCCAATATTCTCGGGGGAGGCCTCGCATTCGGGGGAGCGCTCGGAATGGGTCTTCTGCTTCCGGTCGACCCTACAATTGAGGAGATCGCCGCCCGCACCATGATCGGATTGCCTGACGTGGCCCTTGCTGCGGCCGCCGGAGCGGCGGGCGTACTGGCCATGACCCGTGCCCAGGCCACGGGCCTGGTTGGGGTGATGGTGGCGGTGGCACTGCTGCCACCTGCTGTGGCTTTGGGACTACTACTGGGGGCCGGTCATCTGACTGAAGCCCTGCAAGCGGGGCTTCTCACCGCAACGAATATTGTGGCTCTGAATCTGGCCGCCGTGTGCACGTTCTTCGTCATGGGCGTACGCCCCCGTGACTGGCGTGACCTGGAGCAGGCCCGCACCTCCATCCGCCTTGCTCTTGTGCTCTGGGGCGGGGCCCTCGCCCTGCTGATTGCCCTTCTTTGGCTGAGTGGGTAG
- a CDS encoding ABC transporter permease — protein MDYRFQIARRYLASRREVSLISVITGISMTGVTLGVAALIVVLSVMNGFYDFVRDLLVSVDPHVRIVNTEERGITNADSLLRVARSVDHVQTAAPYVEGKALLLSPKDAGANQVVQVRGIDPAAMGQTTPSMATGTFDVETSAAGPSGIVMDVSIGQSFALAPSRDGTSSSTVGLLSAPAIERTLTQVFASPPVQRFEVRGLFEMRAATDRRRVFIGLDEAQRLFQTGSQVTGIDLRLDNLDRASTVKAQLRERLPATHYSVQTWYDLQQSLYDVMRLEKWGASAILGLIVIVAAFNIVGSLTMVVIEKRQDVGVLQAMGVSPSNIRRIFLLEGGLIGTVGTGVGLVLGLGLALLQKHFKLVPMAQAQSFLINAYPVSIHPLDIILISVVSFGLCVLASLYPAARAAAIEPARAVQMDQ, from the coding sequence GTGGACTACCGCTTCCAAATTGCCCGTCGGTATCTCGCGAGTCGTCGCGAGGTGTCGCTAATTTCGGTCATCACCGGCATCTCGATGACTGGCGTCACGCTGGGCGTCGCGGCTCTGATCGTCGTCCTCTCGGTAATGAACGGCTTCTACGACTTCGTGCGGGATCTGCTGGTGTCGGTGGACCCACACGTTCGTATCGTCAACACCGAAGAGCGTGGCATCACGAACGCCGATTCGCTCCTGCGCGTGGCACGCTCGGTGGACCACGTCCAAACCGCGGCGCCGTACGTAGAAGGCAAGGCCCTCCTGCTCTCCCCAAAAGACGCGGGCGCCAACCAGGTCGTGCAGGTCCGCGGCATCGATCCGGCCGCCATGGGCCAAACGACGCCCAGCATGGCAACGGGCACCTTCGACGTGGAGACAAGCGCGGCGGGACCGTCAGGCATCGTCATGGACGTGTCGATTGGCCAGAGTTTCGCCCTCGCCCCAAGCCGGGACGGCACTTCGTCGAGCACCGTAGGGCTGCTTTCCGCCCCTGCGATCGAACGCACCCTCACCCAGGTGTTCGCCAGCCCGCCTGTACAGCGATTCGAAGTGCGCGGCCTCTTCGAAATGCGGGCCGCGACCGACCGACGACGCGTCTTCATTGGACTCGATGAGGCGCAGCGTCTCTTCCAAACCGGCTCGCAGGTCACGGGGATTGATCTTCGGCTCGACAACCTCGACCGCGCGAGTACCGTGAAGGCGCAGCTCCGTGAGCGTCTTCCTGCGACCCACTATTCCGTACAGACGTGGTACGACCTGCAACAGTCGCTCTACGACGTGATGCGACTGGAAAAGTGGGGCGCCTCTGCCATCCTGGGCCTCATCGTCATCGTTGCGGCCTTCAACATCGTGGGCTCTCTCACGATGGTCGTCATTGAGAAGCGGCAGGACGTGGGTGTGCTACAAGCCATGGGCGTGTCCCCCTCCAATATCCGCCGCATCTTCCTTCTGGAAGGCGGACTGATCGGAACGGTCGGCACTGGGGTCGGCCTCGTCCTCGGGCTGGGCCTCGCCCTTCTCCAAAAACACTTTAAGCTCGTGCCGATGGCCCAGGCCCAATCCTTTCTGATCAACGCCTATCCCGTTTCGATTCACCCGCTGGACATCATTCTCATCTCCGTCGTGTCGTTTGGACTCTGCGTGCTGGCCTCCCTGTATCCTGCCGCTCGGGCTGCCGCCATCGAACCCGCTCGGGCCGTCCAAATGGACCAGTGA